From a single Pseudomonas sp. A34-9 genomic region:
- a CDS encoding ABC transporter substrate-binding protein has translation MSRLWMLLSALLYAMPVLADRYRNCGEDWNTAAPSRIVALNQHAADLVLALGAGPALVGVAYLDDTDAGQRPSEYFGVPVIARQYPASEVLYAQQPDLVIGGFATAFGDGVTSRSGLARNGVGSYLLESACNGHSLDYFAHVRNDLLTLGRLLHKQPQARQLSEAMDADLASARALAGAGKSLSVFYLDSEVKGLDSEGRRGFVTALLASVGARNVFADINLYRVTVNRETLLASDPDVILLADAEWSPARRKRYLLSHDPVLSQLRAVRENRMIDIPFTHLLPTFNSGRVALELARQLNALKKNK, from the coding sequence ATGAGCAGGTTGTGGATGTTGTTGAGTGCCCTGCTCTACGCGATGCCGGTGCTCGCCGACCGTTACCGCAACTGCGGCGAGGACTGGAACACCGCTGCGCCTTCGCGCATCGTCGCGCTCAATCAGCATGCGGCAGATCTCGTCCTGGCGCTGGGTGCCGGGCCAGCGTTGGTTGGCGTCGCCTATCTGGATGACACCGATGCCGGTCAGCGGCCATCCGAGTACTTCGGTGTGCCGGTGATCGCGCGGCAATACCCGGCCAGCGAAGTGCTTTACGCACAGCAACCGGATCTGGTGATCGGCGGGTTTGCCACGGCATTCGGTGACGGTGTGACTTCACGCTCGGGTCTTGCGCGTAATGGCGTGGGGTCTTATCTACTGGAGTCGGCCTGTAACGGGCATTCGCTGGATTACTTCGCGCATGTGCGCAATGACCTGCTGACCTTGGGCAGGCTGCTGCACAAACAGCCACAGGCGCGGCAATTGAGTGAGGCAATGGACGCCGACCTCGCCAGTGCCCGAGCCTTGGCCGGTGCGGGTAAATCGCTGTCGGTGTTCTATCTCGACAGCGAAGTCAAAGGCCTGGACAGCGAAGGTCGGCGAGGGTTCGTCACCGCGCTGTTGGCCTCCGTCGGTGCACGCAATGTGTTCGCCGACATCAATCTTTATCGGGTGACCGTCAACCGTGAAACCCTGTTGGCCAGCGACCCGGACGTGATTCTGCTGGCCGACGCCGAATGGTCGCCGGCCCGTCGCAAACGCTATCTGTTGAGCCACGACCCGGTGCTCTCACAACTGCGCGCGGTGCGCGAGAACCGCATGATCGACATTCCTTTCACCCACTTGCTACCGACCTTCAACAGCGGTCGGGTGGCGCTTGAACTCGCTCGGCAGCTCAATGCACTGAAGAAAAATAAATGA
- a CDS encoding PLDc N-terminal domain-containing protein: MQIETVWIVLAAVLLLIELWAINRVRKSEGKSSNKGVWIVLIVFVPLFGLIAWALAGPKHISQRSA, from the coding sequence ATGCAAATCGAAACCGTGTGGATCGTACTGGCGGCAGTTCTTCTGCTTATCGAACTCTGGGCCATCAATCGGGTGCGCAAGAGCGAGGGGAAATCGAGCAACAAAGGCGTGTGGATCGTGCTGATCGTGTTTGTGCCGCTGTTTGGCTTGATTGCCTGGGCATTGGCGGGGCCCAAGCACATCAGTCAGCGTTCGGCTTAG
- a CDS encoding zinc-dependent alcohol dehydrogenase: MRAMTYHGAHDVRVETVPDPKLEAPDDIILRVTATAICGSDLHLYRGKIPTVEHGDIFGHEFMGIVEETGSAVTAVQPGDRVVIPFVIACGDCFFCQQALYAACETTNSGPGGAMNKKIIPPPAALFGFSRMYGGIPGGQAELVRVPKANTGPFKVPGTLADEKVLFLSDILPTAWQAVTNTGIGQGSSIAIYGAGPVGLLSAACAKMLGAERIFMVDHHAYRLDYAQRTYGVIPINFDDDDDPADTIIRQTPGSRGVDAVIDAVGFEAKGSTTETILATLKLEGSSGKALRQCIAAVRRGGVVSVPGVYSGFIHGFLFGDAFDKGLTFKMGQTHVQRYLPELLGYIETGALQPDAIITHRLSLEQAAEGYKIFDKKEENCRKVILTPGSSDVPLAQMEEMPPLVPVS; encoded by the coding sequence ATGCGAGCAATGACCTATCACGGCGCCCATGACGTCAGAGTCGAAACCGTGCCGGATCCGAAACTGGAGGCCCCTGACGACATCATTCTGCGGGTGACGGCCACAGCGATTTGCGGCTCGGACCTGCACCTGTATCGGGGCAAGATTCCGACCGTCGAGCATGGCGATATCTTCGGTCATGAGTTCATGGGCATCGTCGAGGAAACCGGCTCGGCGGTGACCGCGGTACAGCCCGGCGACCGGGTGGTGATTCCGTTCGTGATTGCCTGCGGCGACTGTTTTTTCTGTCAGCAGGCGCTGTACGCCGCGTGCGAGACGACCAACAGCGGCCCCGGCGGGGCGATGAACAAAAAGATTATCCCGCCACCCGCCGCGTTGTTCGGCTTTAGCCGCATGTACGGTGGAATCCCCGGCGGCCAAGCCGAATTGGTGCGGGTGCCGAAGGCCAATACGGGGCCGTTCAAGGTGCCTGGTACACTCGCGGACGAGAAAGTATTGTTCCTCTCGGACATCCTGCCGACCGCTTGGCAAGCCGTGACCAACACCGGCATTGGCCAAGGTTCAAGCATCGCGATTTACGGTGCGGGACCGGTTGGCCTGCTCAGCGCAGCCTGCGCGAAAATGCTCGGCGCCGAGCGTATCTTTATGGTCGATCACCACGCGTATCGGCTCGATTACGCACAGCGCACCTACGGCGTGATACCGATCAACTTCGATGACGACGATGACCCGGCCGATACCATTATTCGCCAGACTCCGGGCAGTCGTGGCGTCGATGCAGTGATTGATGCCGTAGGGTTCGAAGCCAAGGGCAGCACCACCGAAACGATCCTCGCCACGCTCAAGCTCGAAGGCAGCAGCGGCAAAGCGCTGCGCCAGTGCATTGCAGCCGTGCGTCGCGGTGGGGTGGTGAGTGTGCCGGGGGTGTATTCAGGCTTCATCCACGGCTTTCTGTTTGGCGATGCCTTCGACAAGGGGCTGACCTTCAAAATGGGCCAGACCCATGTACAGCGCTATCTGCCGGAACTGCTCGGCTACATCGAAACCGGCGCCTTGCAGCCCGACGCGATCATCACCCATCGGCTGTCCCTGGAGCAGGCCGCCGAGGGCTACAAGATCTTCGACAAGAAAGAAGAAAACTGCCGCAAGGTCATTCTGACCCCCGGCAGCAGTGACGTGCCGCTGGCACAAATGGAAGAGATGCCGCCGTTGGTGCCGGTCAGTTGA
- a CDS encoding hemerythrin domain-containing protein gives MNAIDLLKADHAKVKDILSQLSESTERALKKRVELLGKLEMEISIHTRLEEEILYPAFKAAGSKEQDIMYFEAKEEHRTVDSLVLPDLKLTDPGTPEFSGRVKVVKELLEHHIEEEETEMFPQAKKLLGKEKLEELGAQMEAMKASYKKEMAAGNMAA, from the coding sequence ATGAACGCCATCGACCTTCTCAAAGCCGATCATGCAAAAGTCAAAGACATCCTCAGCCAACTGAGCGAATCAACCGAACGCGCGCTGAAAAAACGTGTCGAGCTGTTGGGCAAACTGGAAATGGAAATCTCCATCCATACCCGCCTCGAAGAAGAAATCCTCTACCCCGCGTTCAAGGCCGCCGGCAGCAAGGAACAGGACATCATGTACTTCGAAGCCAAGGAAGAACACCGCACCGTCGACTCACTGGTACTGCCCGATCTGAAACTGACCGATCCGGGCACCCCGGAGTTTTCCGGCCGGGTGAAAGTGGTCAAGGAACTGCTGGAGCACCATATCGAAGAGGAAGAAACGGAAATGTTTCCTCAGGCGAAAAAGCTCTTGGGCAAGGAAAAACTCGAAGAGCTGGGCGCACAGATGGAAGCCATGAAAGCCAGCTACAAGAAGGAAATGGCTGCCGGGAATATGGCTGCTTAA
- a CDS encoding 3-methyl-2-oxobutanoate hydroxymethyltransferase codes for MSLHTRTKRLTVPQLVTMKGQQKIVSLTAYSSSIATLIDPIVDFILVGDSVAEGVARQITLDSKMPTIGIGASPACDGQVLVTEDVLGLGGAHLPRFVKRYADVGAVISEACAQFADRKKPGQSRARTRVTV; via the coding sequence ATGAGCCTGCATACCCGCACCAAACGCCTCACCGTACCGCAATTGGTCACCATGAAAGGCCAACAGAAAATCGTCTCGCTGACGGCGTATTCCAGCAGTATCGCCACGCTGATCGACCCCATTGTCGACTTCATTCTGGTCGGCGATTCCGTGGCCGAGGGCGTGGCGCGGCAGATTACGCTGGACTCGAAAATGCCCACCATCGGCATTGGCGCCTCACCGGCCTGCGACGGGCAGGTGCTGGTCACCGAAGATGTGCTGGGGCTGGGCGGCGCGCACCTGCCGCGCTTCGTCAAACGGTACGCCGATGTTGGCGCGGTGATCAGCGAGGCGTGCGCGCAATTTGCCGACAGAAAAAAGCCCGGCCAAAGCCGGGCTCGAACGCGTGTAACGGTTTAA
- a CDS encoding GNAT family N-acetyltransferase: MEEIITYRTATAADALAMSELGQLLNSVHHAARPDIYAAATEDFARDLPHWAGVFEKPGQIAFLASTGDRPVAFITANLSASSGPLMQPQNVVRIGSVCVAEPFWGKGIGRALIQRVKDWAIEQNAQDLRLTVWPFNERAVRMYAEFGFESRALEMGVRLQGANTSDDE; encoded by the coding sequence ATGGAAGAAATCATCACCTACCGCACAGCCACTGCCGCCGATGCGCTGGCAATGAGCGAACTGGGCCAATTGCTCAACTCGGTCCACCACGCCGCCCGCCCCGATATCTACGCCGCCGCGACGGAGGATTTTGCCCGCGACTTGCCGCACTGGGCGGGCGTATTCGAGAAGCCCGGTCAGATCGCCTTCCTCGCCAGCACGGGTGACCGTCCTGTTGCGTTCATTACCGCGAACCTGTCCGCCAGCTCCGGCCCGCTGATGCAGCCGCAGAACGTGGTGCGCATCGGCTCGGTGTGTGTCGCCGAGCCGTTCTGGGGCAAAGGCATTGGCCGCGCGCTGATTCAACGGGTTAAAGACTGGGCCATCGAGCAAAATGCGCAGGACTTGCGCCTGACGGTCTGGCCTTTCAACGAGCGCGCGGTGCGCATGTATGCCGAGTTCGGCTTCGAGAGCCGAGCCCTGGAGATGGGCGTTCGATTGCAAGGAGCGAACACATCCGATGATGAATAA
- a CDS encoding phytanoyl-CoA dioxygenase family protein, with translation MNNRKQLHQQGFALLRRAIPAEWLDDLRQAFDAGVLPSDRWPVPRGQDWRHSLLDEHASVRAVCRLPAVLAVVGELIAERFFLSQVEGREPLSGGGHQQLHRDLSAQRPGDCVAALAFFDDYGNHNGATRIVPGSHRPAPGAPPADVHDETRSVQLTGRAGDILLFDVDLLHAGSRNLSGARRRSMLINYWAEPLYASHRQTVALRNIHMDPIEWFDPADNILVDTERF, from the coding sequence ATGAATAACCGTAAACAGCTCCATCAGCAGGGTTTCGCCCTGCTCCGTCGCGCCATACCCGCCGAGTGGCTGGACGACCTGCGCCAGGCGTTCGATGCGGGTGTACTGCCGTCGGATCGCTGGCCCGTCCCACGGGGTCAGGACTGGCGTCATTCGCTGCTCGATGAGCATGCGAGCGTGCGCGCGGTGTGCCGTCTGCCAGCGGTGTTGGCCGTAGTGGGTGAGCTGATCGCGGAGCGCTTCTTTCTCTCTCAGGTCGAGGGTCGCGAACCGCTTTCGGGTGGCGGCCATCAGCAACTGCATCGCGACTTGTCCGCGCAACGCCCCGGCGACTGCGTGGCGGCCCTGGCTTTTTTCGATGACTATGGCAACCACAATGGCGCGACCCGTATCGTCCCCGGCAGCCATCGGCCCGCGCCCGGAGCGCCGCCCGCCGATGTCCATGATGAGACGCGATCAGTCCAGCTCACGGGCCGTGCGGGTGACATTCTGCTGTTCGATGTCGACCTGCTGCATGCCGGCAGCCGGAATCTGTCGGGCGCGCGCCGACGCTCGATGCTGATCAACTATTGGGCCGAGCCGCTGTACGCGTCTCACCGACAAACCGTGGCCCTGCGAAATATCCACATGGACCCTATCGAATGGTTCGATCCTGCCGACAACATCCTGGTGGACACCGAGAGGTTTTAA
- a CDS encoding class I SAM-dependent methyltransferase, with translation MSNAWNEGYFTDEGYTYSYSREINPVFQRYCLLLRGFAGLDNPDGYHCELGFGQGVSINIHATANPAGFVGTDFHPGQAAHAIELAALGNNGAQLYDDSFEQLLARDDLPPFDSISLHGIWTWVSRDNQKLIVEFARRHLKPGGHLYVSYNAFPGWSPSAPLRQLFSLHDRFANHSTRPDQRIDAALQFSEALLAANPKYAIAAPHLGARLQTIKGQDRQYVAHEYFNRDWNCMYFADMVDALAPAKLDYVTTAVPMDSVDALNLSAEGLAFLDGIEHPIMREQARDYFVNQAFRRDLYVRGANPLCAAERRSRMLNTRFVLMQPTENVASSVTGPAGEASLQAEIYRPLLKALADQTYEAKTMQQLFDAVSPMAYDDLEQAIAILVGMGAVAPCQSEAAEAQVYERCAAFNLQLCKRALFNADIQVLSSPVTGGGVTVTRFQQLFLIAIRQGKQHPAEWAQLAWSVIADQNEVLVKDGKPLTTAEANIAALTEQAQAFAEQSLIVLSALKIV, from the coding sequence ATGAGCAATGCCTGGAACGAAGGTTATTTCACCGACGAAGGCTACACCTACAGCTATAGCCGGGAAATCAATCCGGTATTCCAGCGTTATTGCCTGTTGTTGCGCGGCTTTGCCGGCCTGGACAATCCCGACGGTTACCACTGCGAACTCGGGTTTGGTCAGGGTGTTTCAATCAATATTCACGCCACGGCCAACCCGGCCGGCTTCGTCGGTACGGACTTCCACCCCGGTCAGGCGGCCCATGCCATTGAACTCGCAGCGCTCGGCAACAACGGTGCGCAGCTGTACGACGACAGCTTCGAGCAACTGCTGGCGCGCGATGATTTGCCGCCGTTCGACAGCATCAGTCTGCATGGCATCTGGACCTGGGTCAGCCGTGACAATCAGAAGCTGATCGTCGAATTCGCCCGACGCCACCTCAAACCGGGTGGTCATCTGTACGTCAGCTATAACGCATTCCCGGGCTGGTCGCCTTCAGCGCCGCTGCGCCAGTTGTTCAGCCTGCACGACCGCTTTGCCAATCACTCGACGCGGCCGGATCAGCGCATCGATGCTGCGTTGCAGTTTTCCGAAGCGCTGCTGGCGGCCAATCCCAAGTACGCCATTGCCGCGCCGCACTTGGGGGCCAGGCTGCAAACCATCAAAGGCCAGGACCGTCAGTACGTCGCCCATGAATATTTCAATCGCGACTGGAACTGCATGTATTTCGCCGACATGGTTGATGCGCTGGCCCCGGCCAAGCTCGATTACGTCACGACGGCGGTGCCGATGGATTCGGTCGATGCACTCAATCTGAGCGCCGAAGGCCTGGCCTTTCTCGACGGTATCGAGCACCCGATAATGCGCGAGCAGGCGCGTGACTACTTCGTCAACCAGGCTTTCCGTCGCGATCTGTATGTGCGCGGTGCCAACCCCCTCTGCGCCGCCGAGCGCCGGTCGCGCATGCTCAATACGCGATTTGTGCTGATGCAACCGACAGAAAACGTAGCGTCCAGCGTTACCGGGCCGGCGGGCGAGGCATCACTGCAAGCGGAAATTTACCGCCCGCTCCTCAAAGCACTTGCGGACCAGACGTATGAAGCCAAAACGATGCAGCAATTGTTCGATGCCGTGTCGCCAATGGCTTATGACGACCTGGAACAGGCCATCGCCATCCTGGTCGGCATGGGTGCGGTCGCCCCTTGCCAGAGCGAAGCCGCCGAGGCGCAGGTATACGAACGCTGCGCCGCGTTCAACTTGCAACTGTGCAAGCGCGCGCTGTTCAACGCCGACATTCAGGTGTTGAGCAGTCCGGTTACCGGTGGTGGCGTCACGGTCACTCGCTTCCAGCAACTGTTCCTGATTGCCATCCGCCAAGGCAAACAGCACCCGGCAGAATGGGCGCAACTGGCATGGAGCGTCATCGCCGATCAAAACGAAGTGTTGGTCAAGGACGGCAAACCGCTGACCACCGCCGAGGCCAACATCGCCGCGCTGACCGAACAGGCTCAGGCTTTTGCCGAGCAATCGCTGATCGTGCTGAGTGCGTTGAAGATCGTCTGA
- a CDS encoding VOC family protein, whose translation MDLKFSHIDVLVKNLEEACAYYAQILKARISTTQIWNRGGLHVRYAVALIGQERFMLVQPLAGNLKELLDTVGEGMIYRHCYTTPDIELAYDELVASGVQPEDENGQPLTRENLQSPSGTRIIWLPKRFGHFSIEILEEQALGTFIEKAFACE comes from the coding sequence ATGGATTTGAAGTTCAGCCACATCGACGTACTGGTCAAGAACCTTGAAGAAGCCTGCGCCTATTACGCGCAGATCCTTAAGGCGCGAATCTCGACCACGCAGATCTGGAATCGCGGGGGCCTGCACGTGCGCTATGCCGTTGCGTTGATCGGCCAGGAACGCTTCATGCTGGTCCAGCCACTGGCGGGGAATCTCAAGGAACTCTTGGATACAGTGGGCGAAGGCATGATTTACCGCCATTGCTACACGACCCCTGATATCGAACTGGCCTACGACGAACTGGTCGCCAGCGGGGTTCAGCCGGAGGACGAAAACGGCCAGCCGCTGACTCGCGAGAACCTGCAATCGCCGTCCGGAACGCGCATCATCTGGCTGCCGAAACGCTTCGGACATTTCTCTATCGAGATCCTTGAAGAGCAGGCGCTGGGGACGTTTATCGAGAAGGCGTTTGCTTGCGAATGA
- a CDS encoding alpha/beta hydrolase, translating to MTRPLLTGFALLALCFQVQADVTPFPATFHTQDIKVEGATMHVRVGGKGPAVVLLHGFGDTGDMWAPLAADLARDHTVVVPDLRGMGLSSIPPGGYDKKTQAGDIRQVLSALKIEHSVVIGHDIGTMVAFAYAARYPELTERLVVMDAPVPGITPWNDIVRSPMLWHFDFGGADMERLVAGRERIYLDRFWNEFAGTPAKVDEGTRQHYARLYARPGAMHAAFAQFRSIRQDALDNAPVLQKHLSMPVLAVGGEKSFGNNEAIVMRNAADNVTEVVIPAAGHWLMEEAPAPTIKAVRDFIAM from the coding sequence ATGACCCGCCCGCTGCTGACTGGCTTCGCCCTGCTCGCCCTGTGTTTCCAGGTCCAGGCCGACGTCACGCCCTTCCCCGCCACCTTCCACACTCAGGACATCAAGGTCGAAGGCGCGACAATGCACGTGCGGGTCGGTGGCAAGGGTCCAGCCGTGGTGCTGTTGCATGGTTTCGGTGATACCGGCGACATGTGGGCGCCGCTGGCGGCGGATCTGGCGCGCGATCACACCGTGGTGGTACCAGATCTGCGCGGCATGGGTTTGTCATCGATTCCGCCGGGCGGCTACGACAAGAAGACCCAGGCCGGCGACATTCGTCAGGTATTGAGCGCACTGAAGATCGAGCACTCGGTGGTCATCGGGCATGACATCGGCACCATGGTCGCGTTCGCCTATGCTGCGCGCTATCCCGAACTGACCGAGCGCCTGGTGGTGATGGATGCGCCCGTACCCGGCATCACACCGTGGAACGACATCGTTCGTTCGCCGATGCTCTGGCACTTCGACTTCGGCGGTGCCGACATGGAGCGCCTGGTCGCCGGGCGCGAACGCATCTACCTCGACCGTTTCTGGAATGAGTTCGCCGGCACCCCGGCCAAAGTCGATGAAGGCACCCGCCAGCATTACGCCAGGCTCTACGCCCGCCCCGGTGCCATGCATGCCGCTTTCGCGCAGTTCCGCAGCATTCGTCAGGACGCCCTCGACAACGCTCCCGTCCTGCAGAAACACTTGAGCATGCCGGTGCTGGCCGTGGGCGGTGAAAAGTCCTTCGGCAACAATGAAGCGATCGTCATGCGCAATGCTGCCGACAACGTCACCGAGGTGGTCATTCCAGCAGCCGGACATTGGTTGATGGAAGAAGCCCCGGCACCGACCATCAAGGCTGTACGCGACTTCATCGCAATGTGA
- a CDS encoding gamma-glutamylcyclotransferase: MERLFVYGTLGPGRPNEHVMLNIGGTWQTASLKGRLAQAGLGAEMGFPGLVIADDGDDIQGYVFSSDNFAAHWAGLDEFEGTEYQRVLTQVTLADGSTLDAYVYALR; this comes from the coding sequence GTGGAGCGTCTATTCGTTTATGGAACCCTGGGACCAGGGCGCCCGAATGAGCATGTCATGCTGAACATCGGCGGAACCTGGCAAACCGCCTCGCTCAAGGGCCGCTTGGCCCAGGCAGGCTTGGGCGCGGAAATGGGTTTCCCGGGGCTGGTGATTGCGGACGATGGCGACGATATCCAAGGCTACGTTTTCTCGTCTGACAACTTCGCCGCCCATTGGGCGGGCCTCGATGAGTTCGAAGGCACCGAGTACCAGCGTGTGCTGACGCAGGTGACGCTGGCTGACGGCTCGACCCTTGATGCGTACGTTTACGCCCTTCGCTAG
- a CDS encoding DUF2986 domain-containing protein, with amino-acid sequence MNRQKKLKQLFKEKAKKASAKLAPKKPKYISKADRAKLEAEAAAQSVDTRES; translated from the coding sequence ATGAATCGCCAAAAGAAACTCAAGCAGTTGTTCAAGGAAAAGGCCAAAAAGGCCAGCGCCAAACTGGCGCCGAAAAAGCCCAAATACATCAGCAAGGCTGATCGGGCGAAACTGGAGGCGGAGGCTGCTGCGCAATCCGTCGATACCCGCGAGAGCTGA
- a CDS encoding DJ-1/PfpI family protein: protein MHIAILTFEGFNELDSLIAFGILNRVQQPGWRVSIASPTAKVQSMNGLTIEAQVSLEEACDADAVLVGSGRLTRDVVANAELMSRLRLDPARQLLGAQCSGTLVLARLGLLNDVPACTDLITKPWVEEAGVAVLHQPFAASGNVATAGGCLASQYLAAWFIARLVSVEAARNALHYVAPVAEKDLYIERALANISPFL, encoded by the coding sequence ATGCACATCGCCATCCTGACGTTTGAAGGTTTCAACGAACTCGATTCGCTGATTGCGTTCGGCATTCTCAACCGGGTTCAACAGCCGGGTTGGCGCGTGTCTATCGCCAGCCCCACGGCCAAGGTGCAGTCGATGAACGGCTTGACGATTGAGGCGCAAGTATCTCTGGAAGAAGCTTGCGACGCCGATGCTGTGCTGGTGGGTAGTGGAAGATTGACCCGGGATGTCGTCGCCAATGCCGAACTGATGTCGCGTCTGCGCCTTGATCCTGCGCGCCAGCTCCTCGGCGCTCAGTGCTCCGGCACGCTTGTCCTGGCCAGGCTTGGACTGCTCAACGACGTTCCCGCCTGCACCGATCTGATCACTAAACCGTGGGTCGAGGAGGCCGGCGTAGCGGTGCTCCATCAACCGTTTGCAGCCAGCGGGAATGTCGCCACCGCAGGCGGCTGTCTGGCCTCGCAGTATCTGGCGGCCTGGTTCATCGCCCGTCTTGTCAGTGTGGAGGCCGCGCGCAATGCGCTGCATTACGTGGCGCCGGTGGCGGAGAAAGACCTCTACATCGAGCGGGCGCTGGCCAATATTTCGCCGTTCTTGTAA
- a CDS encoding ETX/MTX2 family pore-forming toxin: MNDIDTITNAWGRWKTAQYGTTCWFTESTQYARNKDTRNYMQYQTNVTPPKDLVYSSFVQKDGGSALLGKYDTINDGGQVIEHVVSLQQGLTDTFTWSVTEQLKVGVTVKANAGIPLVGGAETSSTVEMTLSSTQGASESKASNYGASTKVPISPHTHGWGEVDLSFTELNTQWVGNVWLQGYVAIWFNNKVAINNNGDYHYLWFIPVQQVFSECIQHNIISTSGYIVQGGGVTAQASGTFHSSMGLSLKTVAHEQPYPGKSEAVKTYYGYVGTRPEVEFKTISAINDSKDNVD; encoded by the coding sequence ATGAATGATATCGACACTATCACGAACGCTTGGGGGCGCTGGAAAACTGCTCAGTACGGAACAACCTGCTGGTTTACTGAAAGCACACAATATGCCCGTAACAAAGACACCAGGAACTACATGCAGTATCAAACCAATGTGACACCACCGAAGGATCTGGTGTACTCGAGTTTTGTGCAGAAAGATGGTGGCAGCGCTCTATTAGGCAAATACGACACTATCAATGATGGTGGTCAGGTCATTGAACATGTGGTGAGCTTGCAACAAGGGTTGACGGATACTTTTACCTGGAGCGTTACGGAACAACTCAAAGTCGGCGTCACGGTGAAAGCTAACGCGGGTATTCCTCTTGTGGGTGGCGCGGAAACAAGCAGTACCGTTGAAATGACCCTGTCTTCCACGCAGGGAGCGAGTGAGTCCAAGGCCTCCAACTATGGTGCGTCGACTAAAGTGCCAATTTCTCCGCACACCCACGGTTGGGGTGAGGTTGACTTGAGTTTCACCGAGCTTAACACCCAGTGGGTCGGTAACGTCTGGCTGCAAGGATATGTTGCTATCTGGTTCAATAATAAAGTCGCAATCAACAACAACGGTGATTACCACTATTTGTGGTTCATCCCGGTTCAACAAGTTTTCTCCGAGTGTATTCAACATAACATCATCAGCACTTCCGGCTACATCGTACAGGGCGGCGGGGTGACTGCTCAGGCCAGCGGAACGTTCCACAGCAGTATGGGCCTGAGCTTGAAAACCGTCGCCCATGAACAGCCGTATCCCGGAAAATCCGAAGCGGTTAAAACCTATTACGGGTATGTGGGTACTCGACCAGAGGTAGAGTTCAAAACCATTTCAGCGATCAATGATTCAAAAGATAACGTGGATTAA
- a CDS encoding LuxR family transcriptional regulator gives MAKHNVDYRQAFDYTRVAFAGTFQKELTRRILLKTNCSHYAIFYKAAVPVSLPKVYLTDNFDFSCRVIYDQEKIWMMDPVLDIASDVDIHHWSNGLPLSSPSIVTLVKTSSASRLADASTFIYPMRNGSVASLTLIWANTDRPDIDFNETYETLFSESRMVAQKISHLSKCSQSVASSQLNIREVRIMRLLADGLTSKQVADTINVTRATVYFHVKQFTRKMNSSTRSEAIIKAALLRMI, from the coding sequence GTGGCTAAACATAACGTTGATTACCGACAAGCATTTGACTACACACGAGTTGCATTTGCGGGTACGTTTCAAAAGGAACTGACAAGACGGATCCTGCTAAAGACAAACTGCAGCCATTACGCAATTTTCTACAAGGCGGCAGTCCCCGTATCACTTCCGAAAGTCTATCTCACTGACAATTTTGATTTTTCCTGTCGGGTTATCTACGACCAGGAAAAAATCTGGATGATGGATCCGGTTCTGGATATAGCCAGTGACGTAGATATACATCACTGGAGCAACGGGCTGCCCCTGTCGTCACCGAGCATTGTCACTTTGGTGAAAACGTCCTCAGCCAGTCGTCTGGCAGATGCTTCGACTTTTATTTATCCCATGCGTAACGGCAGCGTAGCGTCACTGACTCTGATTTGGGCGAACACCGACCGACCCGACATTGACTTCAATGAAACCTACGAAACATTGTTTTCGGAATCACGCATGGTCGCCCAAAAAATAAGCCACCTGTCGAAATGCAGTCAATCCGTTGCAAGTAGTCAATTGAATATTCGTGAAGTACGCATCATGCGACTGCTCGCTGATGGCCTGACGTCCAAGCAGGTGGCCGACACCATCAATGTCACGCGCGCGACCGTATACTTTCACGTCAAACAGTTCACCCGAAAGATGAACTCGTCAACACGTTCAGAAGCCATTATCAAAGCTGCGTTGCTTAGAATGATATAA